One stretch of Marinobacterium iners DNA includes these proteins:
- a CDS encoding HopJ type III effector protein encodes MTPEAFAARLGTDDSIDFEDTMAVISEHFDYAPCAFNNGEIFNEAGQNEGSCKIFGFGKLMELDEAQTLACFGRFYRDVLTTPDGTDHGNIRNFMQSGWAGIQFEGEPLRRKS; translated from the coding sequence ATGACACCTGAAGCCTTTGCCGCCCGTTTGGGCACCGATGACAGCATCGATTTTGAAGACACCATGGCGGTAATCAGCGAGCATTTCGACTACGCGCCCTGCGCCTTCAACAACGGCGAAATCTTCAACGAAGCGGGCCAGAACGAGGGCTCCTGCAAGATCTTCGGTTTTGGCAAACTGATGGAGCTGGATGAAGCTCAAACACTGGCCTGTTTTGGCCGCTTCTACCGCGATGTCCTTACCACCCCTGACGGCACTGATCACGGCAATATTCGCAATTTCATGCAATCCGGCTGGGCCGGCATTCAGTTTGAAGGCGAACCACTGCGCCGCAAAAGCTGA
- a CDS encoding dodecin, which produces MSDHVYKIIEIAGSSAESHDDAIRNAVAKAAETIGHLNWYEVKEMRGHIADGKIAHYQVVIRVGFRLE; this is translated from the coding sequence ATGTCGGATCATGTCTACAAGATTATCGAAATTGCAGGCTCTTCCGCCGAAAGTCACGATGATGCCATTCGCAATGCGGTTGCCAAAGCAGCCGAGACCATAGGTCACCTCAATTGGTATGAGGTAAAAGAGATGCGCGGGCATATCGCAGACGGCAAAATAGCCCACTACCAGGTTGTCATTCGGGTAGGATTCAGGCTCGAATAA
- the dinB gene encoding DNA polymerase IV, giving the protein MSGNTRKIIHLDCDCFFAAVEMLDHPEWCEVPLAVGGAAERRGVIATCNYPARRFGVHSAMSTARALQLCPQLQLVSGNMARYREVAERIFDIYRRYSDTIEPVSIDEAYLDVTGSPLFDGSATRIAQAIRQQVREETGITVSAGVAQNKFLAKVASDWNKPDGLCVVDPMRQAEFVAQLPVKKIPGVGPRTQEKLLGLGVETCDQLQQLSQQQLTELFGRFGERLWQLARGQDNREVRLSRERKSVSTEHTFSRDLPDLAACQAQLDELLSDLERRYEKHREQRRIIGAVVKLKFKDFSQTTAETRSSRPDKALFMALIEEAWQRGQKPVRLVGVGYRLDTAEGDAEAVQLPLFDSDA; this is encoded by the coding sequence ATGTCAGGCAATACACGCAAAATAATACATCTGGATTGCGACTGTTTTTTTGCCGCAGTTGAGATGCTGGATCATCCAGAGTGGTGTGAGGTTCCTCTTGCAGTAGGAGGGGCGGCCGAGAGGCGTGGAGTAATTGCAACCTGCAACTACCCCGCACGGCGCTTTGGTGTGCATTCCGCCATGTCGACTGCCCGGGCGCTGCAGCTTTGCCCCCAATTGCAACTGGTGTCCGGCAACATGGCGCGTTACCGCGAGGTAGCGGAGCGAATCTTTGATATCTATCGTCGTTACAGCGATACGATCGAGCCGGTTTCCATCGACGAAGCCTATCTGGATGTGACGGGCAGCCCACTGTTCGATGGCAGTGCGACGCGGATTGCGCAGGCCATTCGTCAGCAGGTGAGGGAAGAGACTGGTATTACCGTATCGGCCGGTGTGGCGCAGAACAAGTTTCTGGCCAAGGTGGCCAGTGACTGGAACAAGCCGGATGGTCTCTGTGTGGTCGATCCGATGCGACAGGCCGAATTTGTGGCGCAGCTGCCGGTGAAGAAAATTCCGGGTGTGGGGCCGCGGACGCAGGAGAAGCTATTGGGACTAGGGGTCGAGACTTGTGACCAGTTGCAACAGCTGTCACAGCAGCAACTGACCGAGCTGTTTGGACGCTTTGGTGAGCGCCTGTGGCAGCTGGCAAGAGGGCAGGACAACCGGGAGGTACGCCTGAGCCGCGAGCGCAAGTCAGTCAGTACTGAGCATACCTTCAGCCGTGATCTGCCTGATCTGGCAGCCTGTCAGGCCCAGCTGGATGAGTTGTTGTCCGATCTTGAGCGGCGCTATGAAAAGCATCGTGAGCAGCGGCGCATTATCGGCGCGGTTGTCAAACTCAAGTTTAAGGACTTCAGCCAGACTACGGCCGAAACCCGCAGCAGTCGTCCCGACAAGGCGCTGTTCATGGCCCTGATTGAAGAGGCCTGGCAGCGGGGCCAGAAGCCGGTACGGCTGGTTGGGGTGGGGTATCGGCTTGATACGGCTGAAGGCGACGCGGAAGCGGTACAGCTTCCGCTGTTTGACTCTGATGCCTGA
- a CDS encoding GNAT family N-acyltransferase, with protein MQIDVEQVLVNKYPAFAEKPAPVRRSTLFCLRRLVREQEINHFLETHRGVRGFEFVDQVLDYFNFSYAISHKERMNIPSSGRVVIVANHPLGALDGLALLKLVGEVRRDVRIIANDVLMHFDALHNLFLPVDNLGGNTRKDNINRIVEALQNDEAIIVFPAGEVSRAGLTGIKDGRWNSGFLHFARRANAPILPVYLGGKNSTLFYSLSYINRSMSTLLLAREMFNKHSVTLPVRVGEPIAFSQLDALPVSNRDKAKLLKKHLYRIARNKPPLFLTEKTIAHPQNRQALKLELKQAELLGETADGKKIYLFDYHPDSVVMQEIGRLREIAFRTVGEGTGEKRDLDHYDQHYRHLILWDEDDLEIAGAYRIGEGHQRHNESGYPLYSESLFHYSEQMEPIFAAGIELGRSFVQPRYWGKRSLDYLWYGIGAYLRRHPNVRYLFGPVSLSHSYPKRARDLLVWFYRHYFPDHAWLARSRSPYLIDKDTENAIADIFCGNDYREDFSRLRQQLEFLGVTVPTLYKQYSELCEPGGVSFLDFGIDPDFNYCIDGLVLVDTEQVKLRKRERYIGTTDATNR; from the coding sequence ATGCAGATCGATGTCGAACAGGTACTGGTCAACAAGTACCCCGCTTTTGCAGAAAAACCGGCTCCCGTACGCCGCTCCACCCTGTTCTGCCTGCGCCGCCTGGTGCGTGAACAGGAGATCAACCACTTCCTCGAAACCCATCGCGGCGTGCGTGGCTTCGAGTTTGTGGATCAAGTTCTGGACTACTTTAATTTCAGTTACGCCATCAGCCACAAGGAGCGAATGAACATCCCTTCTTCAGGCCGCGTCGTGATTGTAGCCAACCATCCACTGGGGGCACTCGACGGTCTGGCGCTGCTGAAATTGGTAGGAGAGGTACGCCGTGATGTGCGCATCATCGCCAACGATGTACTGATGCACTTCGATGCACTGCACAACCTGTTCCTGCCAGTCGATAATCTGGGTGGCAACACCCGCAAAGACAACATCAACCGTATTGTGGAAGCGCTGCAGAATGATGAGGCCATTATCGTCTTTCCTGCCGGCGAAGTATCCCGTGCGGGTCTGACCGGTATCAAGGATGGGCGCTGGAACAGTGGCTTCCTGCACTTTGCTCGCCGTGCCAATGCCCCTATTCTGCCTGTCTATCTGGGCGGCAAGAATTCGACGTTGTTCTACAGCCTGTCATACATCAATCGTTCCATGTCGACCCTGTTGCTGGCGCGTGAAATGTTCAACAAGCACTCGGTGACACTGCCTGTGCGGGTGGGCGAGCCGATCGCCTTCAGTCAGCTGGATGCACTGCCGGTATCAAACCGGGACAAGGCCAAACTGCTTAAAAAACACCTGTATCGCATCGCCCGCAACAAGCCACCACTGTTCCTGACCGAAAAGACCATCGCCCACCCGCAGAACCGACAGGCACTCAAACTGGAGTTGAAACAGGCTGAACTGCTGGGCGAAACCGCGGATGGCAAGAAGATCTACCTGTTCGACTACCATCCCGACTCGGTGGTCATGCAGGAGATCGGGCGTCTGCGTGAAATTGCCTTTCGCACCGTGGGTGAAGGGACCGGCGAAAAGCGCGATCTTGACCATTATGACCAGCATTATCGTCACCTGATCCTTTGGGACGAAGACGATCTGGAGATTGCCGGTGCCTACCGTATCGGCGAAGGCCACCAGCGCCACAACGAGTCCGGATACCCGCTATACAGCGAATCACTGTTCCACTACAGCGAACAGATGGAACCGATTTTTGCCGCCGGTATCGAGCTGGGACGCAGCTTCGTTCAGCCACGGTACTGGGGCAAGCGCTCACTGGACTATCTCTGGTACGGCATCGGTGCCTACCTGCGTCGTCACCCGAACGTTCGCTACCTGTTCGGCCCAGTCAGCCTGAGCCACAGCTATCCGAAACGGGCGCGTGACCTGCTGGTCTGGTTCTACCGTCACTACTTCCCTGATCATGCCTGGCTGGCACGCTCACGCAGCCCCTACCTGATCGACAAGGATACCGAAAATGCCATCGCGGACATTTTCTGTGGCAACGACTATCGTGAAGATTTCAGTCGTCTGCGCCAGCAGCTGGAATTCCTTGGCGTAACCGTGCCGACGCTCTATAAGCAGTATTCGGAACTCTGTGAGCCCGGCGGGGTCAGTTTTCTCGACTTCGGCATCGACCCCGACTTCAACTACTGTATCGATGGGCTGGTACTGGTGGATACCGAACAGGTCAAGCTGCGCAAACGCGAACGCTATATCGGCACAACTGACGCCACCAACCGCTGA
- a CDS encoding HAMP domain-containing sensor histidine kinase, producing MTTLPWHTHSLKQLVLLAFFLAAVPLAVLVYQSGNALVTQSAQARLLAREMLESSQRNEQLRTLTEDIIRAARQYDIVNRAEVRQRLEQNLNDYAALLDLADSSAAPTLPRSDLHQLLTELRGLSTLEQPPRFASGRLEQLMHETQQLIRASDAGFNDRLELLEQRVQQEQLRTGWFAVLLIATSTALILFFSGRINRPVQQLIRHIRNIGEGERTPQADLSGPEELAQVNTQLNWLAQHLESLEQDKVRFLQHVSHELKTPLTTLREGADLLAEELAGPLTADQHEIIQLLQQNSLTLQELIEQLLDYNRLQQPGQVQLENVVIPPLVQRIMRPFKLQIEQKQLQVSTRFEFESCHTDAQMLQRVLSNLISNAVHYSDQQGTLSISACRNGNALELKVANSGPLIPNEDVPMLFEPFYQGKNRRRGPLKGSGIGLSIAQQASRALGAKLVLSENENARVAFTLTLPPEDA from the coding sequence ATGACCACTTTGCCCTGGCATACCCATTCTCTCAAGCAGCTGGTTCTGCTCGCCTTCTTTCTGGCAGCGGTACCATTGGCGGTGCTGGTATACCAGTCAGGCAATGCGCTGGTTACACAGTCAGCGCAGGCACGCCTGCTGGCGAGAGAAATGCTGGAAAGCAGCCAGCGTAATGAACAGCTACGCACTCTGACCGAAGATATCATCCGCGCTGCACGGCAGTACGATATCGTCAACCGTGCCGAGGTACGCCAGCGGCTGGAACAGAATCTGAATGATTATGCCGCCTTGCTGGATCTGGCTGACAGTTCTGCGGCTCCCACCCTGCCACGATCCGATCTGCACCAGTTGCTGACTGAGCTGCGAGGGCTGTCCACACTCGAACAACCACCCCGTTTTGCCAGTGGCCGCCTGGAGCAGCTGATGCATGAAACTCAGCAGCTGATCAGGGCGAGTGATGCCGGCTTCAATGACAGGCTTGAATTGCTGGAGCAGCGCGTACAACAGGAGCAGCTTCGTACCGGCTGGTTTGCCGTACTGCTTATTGCCACGTCCACGGCCCTGATTCTGTTTTTCAGCGGGCGAATCAACCGCCCGGTACAACAGCTGATTCGCCATATTCGCAACATCGGCGAGGGTGAACGCACACCGCAGGCTGATCTCAGCGGTCCTGAAGAACTGGCACAGGTTAACACCCAGCTGAACTGGCTGGCGCAACATCTCGAATCACTGGAGCAGGACAAGGTACGATTCCTGCAGCATGTGTCACATGAGCTCAAGACTCCCCTGACAACGCTGCGAGAAGGCGCAGATCTGTTGGCAGAAGAGCTGGCCGGGCCGCTTACTGCCGACCAGCACGAAATCATCCAACTGCTGCAACAGAACAGCCTGACGCTACAGGAACTCATCGAGCAACTGCTCGACTATAACCGTCTGCAGCAACCGGGACAGGTCCAGCTGGAGAATGTGGTGATACCACCGCTGGTGCAGCGTATAATGAGGCCTTTCAAGCTGCAAATCGAGCAAAAGCAGCTGCAGGTCAGTACCCGTTTCGAGTTCGAGAGCTGCCACACCGATGCCCAGATGTTACAGCGAGTTCTGTCCAATCTGATCTCAAATGCCGTGCATTATTCAGACCAACAGGGCACTTTATCGATTTCAGCCTGTCGCAATGGCAACGCACTCGAACTAAAAGTTGCCAATAGCGGCCCTCTGATACCGAACGAGGATGTTCCAATGCTGTTCGAGCCCTTCTATCAGGGCAAAAATCGTCGCCGCGGGCCCTTGAAAGGCTCAGGTATTGGGCTGAGCATTGCACAGCAGGCCAGCCGGGCGCTGGGAGCGAAGCTGGTGTTGAGTGAAAATGAAAATGCACGGGTAGCCTTCACCCTGACGCTGCCGCCTGAGGATGCCTGA
- a CDS encoding ketopantoate reductase family protein has product MKCLIIGAGGIGCYYGARLLEAKHEVTFVARGAHLKAMQQQGLTVEHEALKFHAPVDAVSMEQLLAERDCADYDLIMLVLKAGATADWLEQSGDWLSAADTPVLSLQNGVDNEPLIADRIGAERTLGGLAVRIGGHIIAPGHIEAKGPAQVVMGCWPATTDDDTRLNILAETLNAAGIPTRVTANIRYELWKKLLINNGVNPLSALTGLDTRSLTADPVLGKTVYRMMQEVAIAARADEVELTAADVDEMFELISNFDAIKTSMLVDREKGRPLELDEISGAVIRRCKALGEDAPWTEMTECLLRLEIRPLQWRPQPA; this is encoded by the coding sequence TGACCTTTGTTGCCCGTGGTGCCCACCTTAAGGCGATGCAGCAACAAGGATTAACGGTTGAGCATGAAGCCTTGAAGTTTCACGCACCCGTTGATGCTGTTTCAATGGAGCAGCTGCTGGCCGAACGTGACTGCGCCGACTATGACCTGATCATGCTGGTACTGAAGGCCGGTGCAACCGCCGACTGGCTTGAGCAAAGCGGTGACTGGCTGAGCGCTGCCGACACGCCTGTACTGTCACTGCAGAACGGCGTCGACAATGAGCCTCTGATCGCAGACCGGATCGGTGCTGAACGCACCCTTGGCGGGCTGGCGGTACGGATCGGTGGGCATATCATTGCCCCGGGACATATTGAAGCAAAAGGCCCTGCACAGGTGGTCATGGGCTGCTGGCCTGCCACCACCGACGATGACACGCGACTGAATATTCTGGCCGAAACCCTGAACGCCGCCGGCATCCCCACCCGCGTCACGGCCAATATCCGTTACGAATTGTGGAAGAAGCTGCTGATCAACAACGGCGTTAACCCGCTCAGCGCACTGACCGGGTTGGATACACGCAGCCTGACCGCCGACCCGGTTTTGGGCAAAACGGTCTACCGGATGATGCAGGAGGTCGCCATTGCGGCACGGGCCGATGAGGTTGAACTGACCGCTGCCGACGTAGACGAGATGTTTGAGTTGATCAGCAACTTTGACGCGATCAAGACCTCCATGCTGGTCGATCGCGAAAAGGGACGGCCGCTGGAACTGGACGAGATCAGCGGCGCCGTGATCCGCCGCTGCAAGGCGCTGGGCGAAGACGCCCCATGGACCGAGATGACCGAGTGTTTGCTGCGCCTTGAAATCCGCCCCTTGCAATGGCGACCGCAGCCCGCATAA